Proteins found in one candidate division KSB1 bacterium genomic segment:
- a CDS encoding transglutaminase-like domain-containing protein, with translation MKKFWIALFILAIIGNGHGENYLLNGGQESKIQYRMVQTVTPKPGIQTLYLSFVVPVSYQSPTYQQRIEQVSFDYNPRPDSKEEFLDKRGNRVLKLSWRTPNQVITTTIDLIALNKTILATLKTAAGFPPEQLPSEAQPYLSATDQVPSTHPEIIAKARELTAGAKTEFDAVQRILAWVIDHMTYVLTPPEYGALYSFQTGRGNCQNYSHLAAALMRAVGIPVRIVNGVTLKQPYTINLGNRSMTLKMAEGRHSWIEVFFPDLGWTPFDPQQTQLFVSNRFIRVEVGMDNDETSQDGLIRWTQLKGELVSPQFEETIQASLASDQVQLSGRPDKHGPKKLLLTPAVEASFQPVIVALKEPEPAPKIPLEQLDRLTYSKPYMFGNLEFPKGVDFLAVRGPAQKTTGNDFEMRKNFLVETAEYVTEQAQYAQIFVLTKPMEVRKIGLVMHKFGGNGYLWIELLKDKGGFPDELIATSDMVSVDAMKFTPGYDWVDFDFGNEAPKLLPGRYWIALGFSGRPIVNWFYSYGKPIGPIEGTRFKTILDTQWSNSLNFEFNYRVIGFTTP, from the coding sequence ATGAAAAAATTTTGGATCGCTTTGTTCATCCTCGCGATCATTGGAAATGGTCATGGGGAGAATTACTTGTTAAATGGGGGGCAGGAATCGAAAATTCAATATCGGATGGTTCAAACGGTCACACCGAAACCAGGCATTCAGACGCTCTATTTGAGCTTTGTTGTGCCAGTGTCGTATCAATCTCCCACCTATCAGCAACGGATCGAACAGGTGAGTTTCGATTACAACCCGCGTCCCGATAGCAAAGAGGAATTTCTCGATAAGCGAGGAAATAGGGTGCTCAAGCTGAGCTGGCGGACTCCGAATCAAGTGATCACAACGACGATTGATCTGATAGCCTTGAATAAGACAATATTGGCGACACTGAAAACTGCAGCAGGTTTTCCACCGGAGCAATTGCCCAGCGAGGCACAGCCTTATTTGAGCGCCACGGATCAGGTGCCAAGCACGCACCCAGAGATCATCGCCAAAGCGAGGGAACTTACAGCCGGTGCAAAAACCGAATTCGATGCCGTGCAGCGGATTTTAGCCTGGGTGATCGATCATATGACTTATGTGTTGACCCCTCCGGAGTACGGGGCACTTTATTCATTTCAAACTGGCAGGGGCAATTGCCAGAACTATTCCCACCTGGCTGCGGCTTTGATGCGCGCCGTTGGAATTCCAGTTCGTATCGTCAACGGGGTCACGCTCAAGCAGCCATACACCATCAATCTTGGCAATCGCAGCATGACGCTGAAAATGGCTGAGGGGCGGCATTCATGGATCGAGGTCTTTTTCCCGGACTTAGGCTGGACGCCTTTTGATCCGCAGCAGACCCAGTTGTTCGTCAGCAACCGCTTCATTCGGGTCGAAGTTGGGATGGACAATGACGAGACTTCCCAAGATGGGTTGATCCGTTGGACGCAGCTCAAAGGGGAATTGGTCTCGCCCCAATTTGAAGAGACGATCCAGGCCTCTTTGGCCTCGGACCAGGTTCAATTATCTGGCAGACCAGACAAGCATGGCCCGAAAAAACTTTTATTGACCCCTGCGGTAGAGGCAAGCTTTCAACCAGTGATCGTCGCTCTGAAAGAACCAGAGCCAGCACCTAAAATCCCGCTCGAACAATTGGATCGTTTGACTTATTCGAAACCCTATATGTTTGGTAATCTTGAATTCCCCAAAGGCGTGGACTTTTTAGCAGTTCGCGGACCAGCCCAAAAGACCACGGGCAACGACTTTGAAATGAGAAAGAATTTTCTGGTGGAAACCGCCGAATACGTAACCGAACAAGCTCAATACGCCCAGATCTTTGTGCTAACCAAGCCCATGGAAGTGCGAAAAATAGGACTGGTGATGCACAAATTTGGGGGGAATGGCTATTTATGGATCGAATTATTGAAAGATAAGGGCGGTTTCCCAGACGAGCTGATCGCTACCAGCGATATGGTTTCTGTTGATGCGATGAAGTTTACCCCTGGCTACGATTGGGTTGATTTCGATTTTGGCAACGAAGCGCCCAAGCTTCTGCCTGGCCGCTATTGGATTGCGCTAGGGTTTAGTGGCAGGCCTATTGTAAATTGGTTTTATTCCTACGGCAAACCCATAGGCCCGATCGAAGGCACGCGATTTAAAACGATTCTGGACACCCAATGGAGCAACAGCCTCAATTTTGAGTTCAATTATCGAGTGATCGGATTTACTACTCCGTAA